Proteins encoded together in one Rossellomorea sp. y25 window:
- the paaA gene encoding 1,2-phenylacetyl-CoA epoxidase subunit PaaA, whose amino-acid sequence MSDVLSNQQLTDEERMAHFMRKIENDEKIEADDWMPDEYRNALIKLISMHGISEIMGALPEKEWVPKAPTLRRKLGIMAKVQDEMGHGQLLLRVAEDLMKPYGKTREHIMRDLFSGDLKFHNVFHMEAPTWGDAGLIGWLVDGAAIITQTNMLHASYGPYARALKRICAEEVFHAQHGEAIIMALAEGTPEQRALVQDAVDRWWESLLMFFGPGDAKTTGSSKQDITIKYNIRTKTNEQLRQDFFTKYVPRMLSLGLTLPDETMYFDEEKDLWIYKQPDWDRFKEIIRNKGPKSKDRLRLRELSYDNNAWVREALSPSDQVS is encoded by the coding sequence ATGAGTGACGTATTATCAAATCAACAACTGACGGACGAAGAGCGTATGGCTCATTTTATGAGAAAGATTGAAAATGACGAAAAGATCGAAGCGGATGATTGGATGCCGGATGAATATCGAAATGCACTGATCAAGCTGATTTCCATGCATGGGATCAGTGAAATCATGGGGGCACTTCCCGAGAAGGAATGGGTACCGAAAGCACCTACACTAAGAAGGAAGCTTGGAATCATGGCGAAGGTTCAGGACGAGATGGGCCATGGACAGCTTTTGCTTCGTGTAGCAGAAGATTTAATGAAGCCTTACGGGAAAACACGTGAGCACATTATGAGAGATTTGTTTTCAGGAGATTTAAAGTTTCATAACGTCTTTCACATGGAGGCACCTACCTGGGGAGACGCTGGATTGATCGGCTGGCTTGTGGACGGGGCAGCGATCATCACACAGACGAATATGCTCCATGCTTCATACGGTCCATATGCCCGTGCGCTAAAGCGGATTTGTGCGGAAGAAGTGTTCCACGCACAGCATGGTGAAGCCATCATCATGGCCCTGGCAGAAGGAACTCCTGAGCAAAGGGCATTAGTTCAGGATGCAGTGGACCGCTGGTGGGAATCGCTTCTTATGTTCTTTGGACCTGGTGACGCGAAAACGACAGGTTCCTCTAAGCAGGATATCACCATCAAGTACAACATCCGGACGAAAACAAATGAACAGCTGAGACAGGACTTTTTCACGAAATATGTTCCGAGGATGCTGTCGTTAGGACTGACTCTTCCCGATGAGACGATGTACTTCGACGAAGAAAAGGATTTATGGATCTATAAGCAGCCCGACTGGGACCGCTTCAAGGAGATCATTCGGAACAAAGGTCCGAAATCAAAGGATCGCCTTCGTTTAAGAGAATTATCCTACGACAATAATGCGTGGGTTCGGGAAGCATTAAGCCCTAGTGACCAAGTAAGCTAG
- the paaB gene encoding 1,2-phenylacetyl-CoA epoxidase subunit PaaB, with protein sequence MSDKGQNFYQEFEVFSKRTDGAQMQHQFSLLAPNHELAMVMAQENFMRREPVSDIWVVKRSDVRMMTPEERESVGRLDNKDYRNAKGYGYLKKKWRQYEQEMLDEKEIMSWGELVKKK encoded by the coding sequence ATGTCTGACAAGGGGCAGAACTTTTATCAGGAATTTGAAGTGTTTAGTAAGAGGACGGACGGTGCGCAGATGCAGCATCAATTCAGTCTGTTGGCACCCAACCATGAGCTTGCCATGGTGATGGCTCAAGAGAATTTCATGAGAAGAGAGCCGGTCTCGGATATATGGGTTGTGAAGCGGTCGGACGTCCGGATGATGACACCCGAGGAAAGAGAGAGTGTCGGTCGTCTTGATAATAAAGATTACCGAAACGCCAAAGGCTACGGTTATCTGAAGAAGAAGTGGAGACAGTACGAACAGGAAATGCTCGATGAGAAAGAAATCATGTCATGGGGAGAGTTGGTGAAGAAGAAATGA
- the paaC gene encoding 1,2-phenylacetyl-CoA epoxidase subunit PaaC — MKVKSPNDLPNADYKEALLSLLYQLADDDFILAYRGSEWLGLAPHIEEDVAFSSINQDTMGHATMFYQLLEELGEGDQDHLAHGRKASERRNAILLEEVNGPGNYLQEPRYDWAFAVVRHYFYSVVKKVRIDSLKNSSYEPLAEMAIKINTELYYHLLHWKTWFIQLMNAGGEARERMNKAIERVLNEFQGVLTLGPMGKEMSLMALIEGEESLTKRWELALQPVFQSTQLSFPPNVNMKKGNGRLGEHTPELDTALSTLSEVYNTNPAASW; from the coding sequence ATGAAAGTGAAAAGTCCAAATGACCTTCCGAACGCAGATTATAAAGAAGCGCTTCTGAGCCTGCTCTATCAACTGGCCGACGACGATTTCATCCTTGCTTACCGCGGTTCTGAATGGCTGGGACTCGCTCCTCATATTGAAGAGGATGTCGCGTTTTCCTCCATTAATCAAGACACGATGGGGCATGCCACCATGTTCTATCAGCTCCTTGAAGAATTAGGGGAAGGGGATCAGGACCATCTGGCACATGGAAGGAAGGCGTCAGAACGCAGAAATGCCATCTTACTGGAAGAAGTGAATGGTCCCGGAAACTACTTACAAGAACCCCGTTACGACTGGGCCTTTGCTGTTGTAAGACATTATTTCTACAGCGTCGTCAAAAAGGTGCGAATTGACTCGTTAAAGAACTCCTCTTATGAACCACTTGCCGAAATGGCGATCAAAATCAACACAGAATTATATTATCACCTGCTGCACTGGAAAACCTGGTTCATTCAATTAATGAATGCCGGCGGGGAAGCAAGGGAGCGAATGAATAAGGCGATTGAACGAGTATTAAATGAATTCCAGGGAGTTCTGACCCTGGGGCCAATGGGGAAAGAAATGTCCCTTATGGCTCTGATCGAAGGAGAAGAAAGCTTAACGAAACGATGGGAGCTGGCCCTTCAACCTGTCTTCCAATCTACTCAACTATCCTTTCCTCCGAATGTAAACATGAAAAAAGGGAATGGTCGCTTAGGTGAACACACCCCTGAACTGGATACGGCACTTTCTACATTAAGCGAAGTCTATAACACAAATCCCGCAGCAAGCTGGTAA
- the paaD gene encoding 1,2-phenylacetyl-CoA epoxidase subunit PaaD, with protein sequence MTATVLEVLQTVKDPEIDSISIVDLGMVNRIHHQEDALMIELLPTFVGCPALEIIKGNVEKACRDQLGIQSVQVQFVYSPPWTSDRLTENGRERLKEFGIAPPPEQFNGEEYWEIHCPYCDSPYTSMENLFGPTACRSILYCKQCRNPFEAMKPISTMM encoded by the coding sequence ATGACTGCAACCGTTTTAGAAGTTCTTCAAACAGTGAAAGATCCTGAAATTGATTCCATCAGCATTGTAGATCTTGGAATGGTCAATCGCATACATCACCAGGAAGATGCCCTGATGATTGAACTCCTGCCAACCTTTGTAGGCTGCCCTGCATTGGAAATAATTAAAGGGAATGTGGAGAAGGCGTGTCGGGATCAGCTTGGAATTCAATCCGTGCAGGTTCAGTTCGTTTATTCTCCTCCCTGGACATCAGACAGGTTAACCGAAAATGGCCGGGAGAGACTGAAGGAATTCGGCATCGCACCTCCGCCTGAACAATTCAATGGGGAAGAATATTGGGAGATTCATTGTCCATATTGCGATTCCCCCTATACCTCCATGGAGAATCTGTTCGGTCCCACCGCCTGCAGAAGCATTCTATACTGCAAGCAATGCCGCAACCCGTTCGAAGCCATGAAACCAATATCGACAATGATGTGA
- a CDS encoding EthD family reductase encodes MVKLIALYKHPENKEKFDEHYFNTHAPITAKIPGLKKMDVTKIVGSPMGGEGKYYLMCEMYYDNHEAMKAAMKSDEGKASGKDLMGFAAELVTLMIGEEVNE; translated from the coding sequence ATGGTAAAACTAATCGCATTGTATAAGCACCCTGAAAACAAAGAGAAGTTCGATGAACATTACTTCAATACCCACGCTCCGATCACAGCAAAAATTCCTGGCCTTAAAAAGATGGATGTAACGAAAATCGTCGGTTCACCTATGGGCGGAGAAGGCAAATACTACTTAATGTGCGAAATGTATTATGACAATCATGAAGCGATGAAAGCAGCCATGAAATCCGATGAAGGCAAAGCTTCCGGGAAGGACCTTATGGGCTTCGCCGCAGAGTTAGTCACTCTTATGATCGGTGAAGAAGTGAATGAGTAA
- a CDS encoding enoyl-CoA hydratase-related protein: MSKEYEYIVVSERDGLGFIELNRPKVLNAINRPMVSELVNAFEAFDRNDSVKAIVLSGRGRAFAAGADIDEMAEDGAIDLELLNQFTEWDRLAWIKKPIIGAVQGFALGGGFELALCCDILFASEDASFGFPEVNLGVMPGAGGTQRLTKLIGKSRAMEWLLSGDMFTATQALEWGVINRAIPKELLIEETEKFAKKLAAKPPLSLRLIKESVHKAVDSSIYEGMQYERKNFYLLFASEDQKEGMKAFVEKRRPEFKGK, from the coding sequence ATGAGTAAAGAGTACGAATATATCGTAGTGAGCGAGAGGGACGGACTTGGTTTTATTGAATTGAATAGACCTAAAGTTCTTAACGCCATCAATCGTCCTATGGTATCGGAGTTAGTCAATGCTTTCGAGGCATTCGACCGGAACGACAGTGTAAAAGCAATTGTTTTATCTGGTAGGGGCAGAGCCTTCGCTGCAGGAGCAGACATTGATGAAATGGCGGAAGACGGTGCCATAGATTTAGAGCTCTTGAATCAATTCACGGAATGGGACCGCCTTGCCTGGATCAAGAAACCGATCATCGGGGCGGTCCAGGGGTTTGCGTTAGGGGGCGGGTTTGAGTTAGCTCTTTGCTGCGACATTCTATTCGCTTCTGAGGATGCAAGCTTCGGATTCCCTGAAGTGAATCTTGGAGTCATGCCTGGAGCGGGCGGAACCCAGAGGCTCACCAAGCTGATAGGTAAATCAAGGGCGATGGAATGGTTGTTGTCGGGAGACATGTTTACAGCAACTCAAGCCCTTGAGTGGGGAGTCATCAACCGCGCGATTCCGAAAGAATTATTAATAGAAGAAACAGAGAAATTTGCGAAGAAATTAGCTGCCAAGCCACCGCTTTCCTTGAGATTGATCAAAGAATCTGTTCATAAAGCCGTTGATTCTTCGATTTATGAAGGGATGCAATATGAGCGGAAGAACTTCTATCTTCTTTTTGCCTCTGAAGATCAGAAAGAAGGCATGAAGGCTTTTGTGGAAAAACGCAGACCGGAATTCAAAGGAAAATAA
- a CDS encoding enoyl-CoA hydratase-related protein translates to MFETIKYEVKNNVAWITLNRPDKLNAFIRQLNLEIQKAMKDSSRNEEVRAIVITGEGRAFCSGQDLSEVDESMDHGEVLRNNYGPMVKEIEQCEKPVIAAVNGVAAGAGFSLALACDFRLVSEKASFVQAFVHVGLVPDSGNLYYLSKIVGYAKALELAVFGEKIKAEEAEKLGLVTKIISLDQWQEETAAFAERIAAMPTKAIGLMKRLLKGSADLSFNEYLEKEACAQRIAGQTEDHREGVAAFMEKRRPAFHGK, encoded by the coding sequence ATGTTCGAAACCATTAAATATGAAGTGAAAAATAACGTAGCCTGGATTACCTTAAATCGCCCGGATAAACTGAATGCTTTCATTCGTCAACTCAATCTGGAAATCCAAAAGGCCATGAAGGACTCTTCACGAAATGAAGAAGTGAGAGCCATCGTGATTACAGGTGAAGGCCGGGCTTTTTGCTCGGGGCAGGATTTAAGTGAAGTAGATGAATCCATGGATCATGGAGAGGTGCTTAGAAATAATTACGGCCCTATGGTGAAAGAAATTGAGCAGTGTGAGAAACCGGTGATTGCCGCCGTCAATGGAGTGGCAGCAGGAGCGGGATTCAGCCTGGCCCTGGCGTGTGACTTCAGGCTCGTTTCAGAGAAGGCGAGCTTTGTGCAAGCATTTGTTCACGTTGGATTAGTACCGGATTCAGGTAACCTCTATTACTTATCGAAGATTGTTGGCTATGCAAAAGCGCTGGAACTGGCTGTTTTTGGCGAAAAAATAAAAGCAGAAGAGGCTGAAAAGCTTGGCTTGGTCACAAAAATCATCTCTCTCGACCAGTGGCAGGAAGAAACAGCTGCATTTGCCGAAAGAATCGCCGCCATGCCGACGAAAGCAATCGGCTTGATGAAGCGCTTATTAAAGGGGAGCGCGGATCTATCCTTTAACGAATACTTAGAAAAAGAAGCCTGTGCCCAGCGGATCGCAGGTCAGACAGAAGATCATCGCGAAGGTGTGGCAGCCTTCATGGAGAAACGAAGACCAGCCTTTCACGGAAAATAA
- a CDS encoding aldehyde dehydrogenase family protein — MSTVKEQSFEVLEMKREHYSLVINGQRMESVSGETFTTYNPATGEAIATVSLASAQDAEKAVEAARNAFDYGKWKKFPINKRSRVLNKIAGIMRSRFNELVSLEIMDSGKSLSAAQGQVMQAIEDFEFYAGAIVGHRGTVNNVPGQFMNVAEKEPVGVCAQIIPWNYPLMMAAWKIAPAIAAGCSVVVKPATLTPLTAIVLGEICIEAGVPEGVVNVIPGAGSTVGNYLVEHEKVDKVAFTGSTPIGKNIMEKASQTLKRVTLELGGKSPNIVFEDADVDAAVDGSLFGIFYNTGQSCEARSRLYVHEDIYDEFMEKFVEKTKKLKLADPHDKGTHIGAIINQEQLDTIDGYVQSAKEEGATILVGGSPAKVEGFEKGYWYEPTIITDVNHDMKVVKEEIFGPVVVVMKFKDEKEGIKMANDSEYGLGSAVWTQNHGRATRVSKAIQAGIVMVNCPFSAFPGTPFGGYKQSGFGRELCVETLDLYTETKSIISYFGNRPLNPFGV, encoded by the coding sequence ATGTCTACAGTTAAAGAGCAAAGCTTTGAAGTCCTTGAAATGAAAAGAGAGCATTATTCATTGGTGATCAACGGTCAACGTATGGAAAGCGTTTCGGGTGAAACCTTTACGACGTATAATCCAGCAACAGGTGAAGCCATTGCCACCGTATCACTTGCATCCGCCCAAGATGCTGAAAAAGCGGTTGAAGCAGCGAGAAACGCGTTTGACTACGGTAAGTGGAAGAAGTTCCCGATCAATAAGCGTTCCCGCGTGCTCAATAAAATTGCAGGCATTATGAGATCACGTTTTAATGAACTTGTCTCTCTTGAGATCATGGATAGCGGGAAATCACTATCCGCTGCACAAGGTCAAGTGATGCAAGCGATCGAAGACTTTGAATTCTATGCAGGAGCGATTGTGGGCCATCGTGGCACGGTCAATAATGTACCGGGTCAATTCATGAATGTTGCGGAGAAAGAGCCGGTCGGTGTATGTGCTCAAATCATTCCGTGGAATTATCCATTGATGATGGCAGCGTGGAAAATTGCACCGGCGATTGCTGCGGGCTGCTCGGTTGTCGTAAAACCTGCAACTCTTACACCGTTGACAGCCATTGTACTTGGTGAAATTTGTATTGAAGCAGGAGTTCCTGAAGGGGTTGTAAACGTCATTCCTGGTGCAGGTTCCACTGTCGGGAATTACTTAGTTGAGCATGAAAAGGTTGATAAGGTTGCCTTCACAGGGTCAACACCTATCGGTAAAAACATTATGGAAAAAGCGTCCCAAACGTTAAAGAGAGTGACTCTTGAATTAGGAGGGAAATCACCTAATATCGTTTTTGAAGATGCAGATGTTGATGCAGCAGTGGATGGTTCCCTTTTCGGAATCTTCTATAATACAGGTCAGTCCTGTGAAGCACGCTCCAGATTGTATGTACACGAAGATATCTACGATGAGTTCATGGAAAAGTTCGTTGAAAAGACGAAGAAACTGAAACTGGCTGACCCCCACGATAAAGGAACTCATATCGGTGCGATCATCAACCAGGAGCAGCTGGATACGATCGACGGTTATGTTCAATCTGCCAAAGAAGAAGGAGCCACAATCCTGGTTGGTGGAAGTCCTGCAAAAGTAGAAGGTTTCGAAAAGGGCTATTGGTATGAGCCGACCATCATTACGGACGTGAATCACGATATGAAGGTTGTAAAAGAAGAAATCTTCGGACCAGTCGTTGTGGTAATGAAATTCAAAGATGAAAAAGAAGGGATCAAAATGGCCAACGATAGTGAATATGGTCTCGGTTCAGCTGTTTGGACTCAAAACCATGGCCGTGCGACAAGAGTATCGAAAGCGATCCAAGCCGGAATCGTGATGGTGAACTGCCCGTTCTCCGCATTCCCGGGTACTCCATTCGGAGGCTACAAGCAGTCCGGATTCGGCCGTGAGCTTTGCGTTGAAACGCTCGACCTTTACACAGAAACAAAGAGTATCATTTCTTACTTCGGTAACCGTCCGTTAAATCCATTTGGTGTATAA
- a CDS encoding 3-hydroxyacyl-CoA dehydrogenase, with the protein MTQHIVVVGSGVMGRGIAYVSAVGGFRTTLVDIKQEQLDHARNEIQHIFQKGIERNKLTQQQYVEAKELMSYSTNLLIAVRDADVVIEAVPEKTDIKRGVFEVLDAHAPDYCYLATNTSTMSPTEIGSFTKRPDKVIAMHFFNPVHKMPLVEIVKGLETSDETAEVIQQVARLMGKETVVINEFPGFVTSRISALVGNEAFYMLQEGLGSPEEIDKAIKLGLNYPMGPFELGDLVGLDTRLNNLKYLHEKLGEKYRPAPLLEKYVKAGRLGRKTGKGVYDYSETMEKEHQS; encoded by the coding sequence ATGACACAGCATATTGTGGTAGTAGGTTCCGGTGTAATGGGAAGAGGAATTGCCTATGTAAGTGCAGTTGGAGGCTTCCGGACCACACTGGTTGATATTAAACAAGAACAGTTGGATCATGCCAGGAATGAGATTCAGCATATTTTTCAAAAAGGAATAGAAAGGAATAAGCTCACTCAGCAGCAGTACGTAGAAGCAAAAGAGCTTATGAGTTATTCAACGAATCTTTTGATTGCCGTACGGGATGCCGATGTGGTCATCGAAGCCGTTCCGGAAAAGACAGACATCAAGCGTGGCGTATTTGAAGTGCTGGACGCGCATGCCCCGGACTATTGCTACCTGGCAACGAATACCTCCACCATGAGCCCGACTGAAATCGGCTCCTTTACAAAACGGCCTGACAAAGTCATTGCCATGCACTTTTTCAACCCTGTACATAAAATGCCACTCGTTGAAATCGTGAAGGGATTGGAAACAAGTGATGAAACGGCGGAGGTCATCCAGCAAGTTGCCCGCCTGATGGGGAAAGAAACGGTGGTCATCAATGAGTTCCCTGGTTTTGTCACAAGTAGAATCTCTGCCCTCGTTGGGAATGAAGCCTTTTACATGCTCCAGGAAGGACTCGGTTCTCCTGAAGAAATCGATAAAGCGATCAAGCTCGGGTTAAATTATCCCATGGGTCCGTTTGAGCTGGGAGATTTAGTCGGACTGGATACACGATTGAATAATCTTAAGTACCTTCATGAAAAGCTTGGAGAAAAGTATCGCCCGGCCCCTCTTTTAGAAAAGTATGTGAAGGCAGGACGTCTTGGCCGAAAAACTGGTAAGGGCGTTTACGATTACTCGGAAACAATGGAAAAGGAGCACCAGTCATGA
- a CDS encoding acetyl-CoA C-acyltransferase → MREVVIVDAVRTPIGKYKGSLKEVRPDDLGAHVIKALVERNPLVPVDTIEEVVLGNANGAGEDNRNVARMSTLLAGLPVEVGATTINRLCGSGLDAVNYAARAILANEGDVFIAGGTESMTRAPYVMAKPSKDFPRGNMEMFDTTIGWRFVNSRLKEKYGTDSMPETAENVAKQFGISREEQDHFAYWSQMKAKRAMDEERFKGEIVPVELRDRRGNISIFQIDEHPRPDTNSDKLQKLKPLFQGGTVTAGNASGVNDGASALLLMSREKAEELGVTPLARYMTSATSGLEPSVMGLGPIYATQKVLKRSGLALDQIGLVELNEAFAAQSIACIRELGLKEEIVNVNGGAIALGHPLGASGARILTTLLYEMKKRKVRYGLSTMCIGVGQGIATLVENIES, encoded by the coding sequence ATGAGAGAGGTTGTGATTGTCGATGCTGTCCGTACTCCGATTGGAAAGTACAAAGGCTCTTTAAAAGAGGTGCGTCCTGATGATTTGGGTGCACATGTTATTAAAGCCCTCGTCGAACGAAATCCCCTCGTCCCGGTGGATACGATTGAAGAGGTGGTACTTGGAAATGCAAACGGTGCCGGGGAAGACAACCGGAACGTAGCCCGGATGTCGACACTCCTGGCAGGCCTCCCAGTTGAAGTCGGGGCTACCACCATCAACCGTTTATGCGGTTCTGGACTGGACGCTGTGAACTATGCGGCTAGAGCCATTTTGGCTAATGAAGGGGATGTTTTCATTGCAGGCGGGACTGAAAGTATGACCCGTGCTCCCTACGTCATGGCAAAGCCTTCAAAGGATTTCCCAAGGGGCAATATGGAAATGTTCGATACGACGATAGGGTGGCGCTTCGTTAATTCCCGCCTGAAAGAAAAGTACGGAACCGATTCTATGCCGGAAACAGCCGAAAACGTGGCAAAACAGTTCGGCATTTCAAGGGAAGAACAGGATCACTTTGCTTACTGGAGCCAAATGAAAGCGAAACGTGCCATGGATGAAGAACGGTTTAAAGGAGAGATTGTTCCCGTCGAATTACGGGACCGTAGAGGGAATATCTCAATCTTCCAGATCGATGAACACCCAAGACCCGATACCAATAGTGACAAACTGCAGAAGCTTAAGCCCTTATTCCAAGGAGGAACAGTGACGGCAGGGAATGCATCCGGAGTCAATGATGGTGCATCTGCTCTCTTATTAATGAGCAGAGAGAAGGCTGAAGAATTAGGCGTTACACCGCTGGCCCGCTACATGACATCAGCCACCTCAGGGCTTGAACCTTCAGTGATGGGACTGGGACCGATCTATGCCACACAGAAGGTACTGAAACGGTCTGGCCTTGCCCTGGACCAAATCGGCTTAGTGGAGCTCAATGAAGCATTCGCTGCTCAATCCATCGCCTGCATCAGGGAGCTTGGGCTGAAAGAAGAAATCGTCAATGTGAATGGAGGAGCGATTGCCCTCGGTCATCCCTTGGGAGCAAGTGGAGCACGTATCCTTACCACCCTTCTGTATGAAATGAAAAAGAGAAAGGTACGGTACGGCTTGTCTACCATGTGCATCGGTGTAGGCCAGGGAATCGCGACATTAGTAGAGAACATAGAATCTTAA
- the paaX gene encoding phenylacetic acid degradation operon negative regulatory protein PaaX: MNTRSMIFTLYGDYIRHYGNKIWIGSLIRLLNEFGHNDQAVRAAISRMNKQGWVQAEKQGNKSYYSLTERGVTRMEEAAKRIFKLKPEQWDGKWRILMYSIPEEIRSIRDELRKELVWSGFGTLSTSTWISPNNLEVQVQTLIGKYDIKEYVDFFIAGYEGPNENQRLIEKSWDLKEINDRYQEFISHYSQKYMIDKSKIGKGQMSDAECFVERTKLVHEYRKFLFVDPGLPEELLPEKWLGAHAASLFGEYYKELAEPASRFFESVFEDGNELKNKDQSYNVMTHPLLLD, encoded by the coding sequence ATGAATACACGATCAATGATCTTTACACTATATGGGGATTATATACGACACTATGGCAACAAGATATGGATTGGCAGTTTGATTCGCTTGCTTAATGAATTTGGTCACAACGATCAAGCGGTCCGGGCAGCTATTTCGAGAATGAATAAGCAAGGTTGGGTTCAGGCAGAGAAACAGGGGAACAAAAGCTACTACTCCCTGACTGAACGCGGAGTGACCCGTATGGAAGAAGCGGCAAAGAGGATTTTTAAGCTCAAACCCGAACAATGGGACGGTAAATGGAGAATCCTTATGTACTCGATTCCTGAAGAGATTAGGAGCATCCGGGATGAACTGAGAAAGGAACTGGTTTGGAGCGGATTCGGAACTCTTTCGACGAGCACGTGGATTTCTCCCAACAATCTAGAAGTACAAGTACAAACCCTAATTGGAAAATACGATATTAAAGAATACGTCGATTTCTTCATTGCTGGATATGAAGGGCCCAATGAGAATCAACGATTGATCGAGAAAAGCTGGGACCTTAAAGAAATCAATGACCGCTACCAGGAATTCATTTCTCACTACAGTCAAAAATACATGATTGATAAAAGTAAAATCGGAAAAGGACAGATGAGCGATGCTGAATGCTTCGTTGAACGAACGAAGCTTGTCCATGAATACCGCAAATTCCTTTTCGTCGATCCAGGCTTACCAGAAGAGCTGCTGCCTGAAAAGTGGCTGGGAGCACACGCAGCCTCCCTGTTCGGAGAATACTACAAAGAACTCGCAGAACCAGCCTCCCGTTTCTTCGAAAGTGTCTTCGAAGACGGAAACGAGCTAAAAAACAAAGACCAAAGCTACAACGTCATGACCCATCCATTATTACTAGACTGA
- a CDS encoding nitronate monooxygenase — MNNLSELLHIKYPIIQGGMGNISNAQLTAAISEAGALGTIGVGTMSVEEVEGIVVETKKRTNKPFALNIPISITPHLQEMIRLVVTHRIPVVSLSAGNPAPLIPYFHEHNVKVICVVASKKQGKKAEDAGADVIVAEGYEAAGINSNLETTTLALIPQLVDTVDIPVVAAGGIGDGRGLASMLALGASGVQMGTRFIATQEAPFHENYKSTLVEAKDDSTIIVGRSIGRVRRVMKTPYAAQLIQKEQEGVELEEFSQMTSEDYHRVGALEGKLDQGFINGGQVSGLVSDVPTVKELVERMINDAQGIFRKLSGSGVES, encoded by the coding sequence ATGAATAACCTATCCGAACTATTACATATAAAATATCCAATTATTCAAGGGGGAATGGGGAACATCAGCAATGCCCAGTTGACCGCAGCCATCTCGGAAGCCGGGGCACTCGGTACGATCGGAGTCGGAACGATGAGTGTGGAGGAAGTGGAAGGGATTGTTGTTGAAACCAAGAAACGAACAAACAAGCCATTCGCATTAAACATCCCGATCTCCATCACCCCACACCTGCAGGAAATGATTCGCCTAGTGGTGACTCATCGAATACCAGTCGTTTCCCTGTCAGCTGGAAATCCCGCCCCACTCATCCCGTACTTTCATGAGCACAATGTTAAGGTGATTTGTGTCGTCGCATCTAAAAAGCAGGGAAAGAAAGCGGAAGACGCCGGTGCAGATGTGATCGTGGCGGAAGGTTATGAGGCTGCCGGGATCAACTCCAATCTGGAAACGACAACGCTTGCCCTAATTCCACAACTCGTGGATACCGTGGACATTCCTGTGGTCGCAGCAGGAGGAATAGGTGATGGAAGGGGACTCGCTTCCATGCTCGCGCTAGGTGCCAGTGGTGTGCAAATGGGAACGAGGTTCATTGCTACACAGGAAGCTCCTTTTCATGAAAACTATAAATCGACACTAGTGGAAGCAAAAGATGATAGCACGATCATCGTCGGGCGTTCTATCGGAAGGGTAAGAAGGGTCATGAAAACGCCTTATGCTGCACAACTGATTCAAAAAGAACAAGAGGGGGTCGAACTTGAAGAGTTCAGTCAAATGACCTCGGAGGATTATCATCGTGTAGGGGCACTTGAAGGCAAGCTGGATCAAGGCTTTATCAACGGAGGGCAGGTGTCTGGCCTTGTGTCAGATGTTCCGACTGTGAAGGAACTGGTAGAGAGAATGATAAATGATGCCCAGGGGATTTTTAGGAAGCTTTCGGGCAGCGGTGTGGAATCTTAA